The DNA sequence ATAATTGTCCAGATATTCTACAATTTCTTTTGGTGTTAAATTCACTGCGCTTCTCCATCGAGTATGAGTGTTTTAATATTATGATTTGTATATATACAAAGATCTGCCGCTACATGTAAAGACTCTTTGACAAGTTCCTCTTCGTCCAATGAAGCGTGCTTTTTTAATGCGCGTGCAGCTGAAATGGCAAAATTGCCTCCGCTTCCTATAGAAGCGATTTGTCCGTCTTCCGGCTCAACCACATCGCCGTTTCCCGTCAAAATAAATATATGTTCATTGTTCAAAACAATCATCATAGCCTCAAGACGACGCAGCACTTTGTCTTTTCTCCAAGCCTTAGAAAACTCAACAACAGATTTGAGCAAATCTCCTTTTTTATTTTCTAAAAATTCTTCAAACATATCAAACAGATTAAAAGCATCAGCAGTACTTCCGGCAAACCCTGCCAGAATTTTACCGTGATGCAGCCTGCGGATTTTTGTTGCATTGCCCTTTAAAACGCTGTCTCCAAAGGTCACTTGACCATCACCGCCGATAACGGCTTTTTTTTGACCTTTGTAGGCCAGTATGGTAGTAGCATCAAACATTAATTCTTACTCTCCCTGAACATCTACATGGAGTTTTGCATGAATTCCGTGACCGAGTTTCAAATCCAAATCATGTTCCCCGATTGTTTTAATCGCTGTTTTGTCTGTAATGGCTTTTTTATCTATCTCTATGTCATGTTGTTCTTTGAGTGCATTTGCGACTTCTTCTTTGGTTATAGCCCCAAACAGGTGTCCGTTGTTGCCAACTTTTTTTGTAATGACAACTTCGAGTTTATCAAGTTTTTCTGCAATCTTCTTGAGTCTTGCTATTTCAGCTTTTTCTTCTTCTTCTTTTCTTTTGGTTTCTGCCTCATGTTCAGCAATAATCTCAGGTGTTGCAGGTTTGGCAAAACCTTTTTTAATTAAAAAGTTTTGACCATAACCTGGTTTGACCTCTTTGACTTCACCGGCTTTACCCAAACTTTTTACATCTTTAATTAATAATACTTTCATAGATTATTCCTAGTTTTATTTTATCTTTCTATTTCACCTGGATAGGCAACAATACCATTTGTCAAGTTTCCGATTTTTGTATAACCGTTGTCTGTAAGAATTCTTGCAACATGAGCAGAACGGCTTCCTACATGACAGTAGAGTATGATATTTTCATTTTTACCGTAGTTTGTTTCTTCCCATGTTTGAAAAAATGAACTTGTCGGTACCAGTTTGTCTGCACCTTTAATGTGCCCCATCTGCCATTCCATATATTCGCGTACATCTACAAGCTTAAAATCAACCATTTTCAGTTCACGTGCTTCTAAAAGGGATACAAGTTCATCACCGTCAAGTTCGTCTTTGTTCACAAGTATTTCGCACTCCTCTTTTGTCAGTCCTCTGGAATGGCTGTGTGCGGCCTCTTCCATACCGAGTTCAATACGCTTTTTCTCGGCAAATTCAGGAGTACAGAAAATTCCACAGTGACAGACGCCACCCTCCGGAATTTCTTTTTCAATGGCAGGTTTACAAGGACAGATTCTGTCATCAACCGATTTTGGCTTTCCGTCAACTTCTTCAACCATAAAACAGGGACAAAATCTTTTTTTGTACATCATCTTGTTTCGTGCAAGGCCCATCTGTACGCCTTCGTTCACTTCTTCTTGCGGGTTGTATACCCAACCGAACTGTGCATTGACCTTGTCTGTAAATTTGATTGTTTTTTCAAGTTCCGCCTGAAATTCCGGTGAATTCATATCAATTTTTATTATACTCATATCTCGTTCCTCTAGTTATTTTTTAAATTTGTTTCTTGCTTTACCTTCAATGATAAAACGCAATGCATTGAGTTTTATAAAACCTTCTGCATCTTTTTGGTTGTAAACTTCATCTTCTTCAAAAGTAGAATATTCAGGATTAAAAAGCGAAACATCAGAACTTCTTCCCACAACGGTTACATTTCCTTTGTAAAGCTTTAATCGTACTGTTCCTTCCACCCATTTTTGTGTTTGATCAATTGCTGCCTGCAGCATTTCACGCTCAGGAGCAAACCAAAAACCGTTATATATAAGTTTTGCATAACGAGGCATCATCTCATCTTTAAGGTGCGCTGCTTCACGGTCAAGTGTGATGGATTCTATTGCCCGGTGTGCTTTGAGCATAATCGTTCCGCCCGGAGTTTCATAACATCCGCGGGCTTTCATGCCGACAAAACGGTTTTCAACGATGTCAACACGACCGATTCCGTGCTTGTTGCCATATTCGTTTAGTGTCTGCAGCATTGTGGCAGGTGAAAGTTTTTCTCCGTTGAGTGCAATCGGATCACCGTTTTTGTATTCGATCTCTATGTATTCGGGAGTATCCGGTGCTTTTTCTGGTGAAGTTGTCCACAGCCACATCGACTCTTCCGGCTCTGCTGCAGGGTCTTCCAAAATACCGCCTTCATAAGAGATATGCAAAAGGTTGGCATCCATAGAATAAGGGGATTTTTTTCCTTTTTTCTCAATCTGAATTCCATGCTGTGCCGCATAGGCCAAAAGTTTTTCACGAGAATTTAAATCCCATTCACGCCAAGGAGCGATAATGGTAAGTGTAGAGTCCTGTCCAAGGTATCCCATTTCAAAGCGAACCTGGTCATTGCCTTTTCCTGTTGCCCCATGCGCTACACCGTCAGCACCGGTGATTTTTGCAATTTCTGCCTG is a window from the Sulfurimonas hydrogeniphila genome containing:
- the hslV gene encoding ATP-dependent protease subunit HslV, with product MFDATTILAYKGQKKAVIGGDGQVTFGDSVLKGNATKIRRLHHGKILAGFAGSTADAFNLFDMFEEFLENKKGDLLKSVVEFSKAWRKDKVLRRLEAMMIVLNNEHIFILTGNGDVVEPEDGQIASIGSGGNFAISAARALKKHASLDEEELVKESLHVAADLCIYTNHNIKTLILDGEAQ
- the rplI gene encoding 50S ribosomal protein L9, encoding MKVLLIKDVKSLGKAGEVKEVKPGYGQNFLIKKGFAKPATPEIIAEHEAETKRKEEEEKAEIARLKKIAEKLDKLEVVITKKVGNNGHLFGAITKEEVANALKEQHDIEIDKKAITDKTAIKTIGEHDLDLKLGHGIHAKLHVDVQGE
- a CDS encoding ferredoxin-thioredoxin reductase catalytic domain-containing protein; the protein is MSIIKIDMNSPEFQAELEKTIKFTDKVNAQFGWVYNPQEEVNEGVQMGLARNKMMYKKRFCPCFMVEEVDGKPKSVDDRICPCKPAIEKEIPEGGVCHCGIFCTPEFAEKKRIELGMEEAAHSHSRGLTKEECEILVNKDELDGDELVSLLEARELKMVDFKLVDVREYMEWQMGHIKGADKLVPTSSFFQTWEETNYGKNENIILYCHVGSRSAHVARILTDNGYTKIGNLTNGIVAYPGEIER
- a CDS encoding argininosuccinate synthase, which produces MKKSVKKVVLAYSGGLDTSVILKWLQDEYKCEVVTFTADLGQGEELEPARVKALELGIKPENIFIDDLREEFVRDFVFPMFRANAIYEGEYLLGTSIARPLIAKRQAEIAKITGADGVAHGATGKGNDQVRFEMGYLGQDSTLTIIAPWREWDLNSREKLLAYAAQHGIQIEKKGKKSPYSMDANLLHISYEGGILEDPAAEPEESMWLWTTSPEKAPDTPEYIEIEYKNGDPIALNGEKLSPATMLQTLNEYGNKHGIGRVDIVENRFVGMKARGCYETPGGTIMLKAHRAIESITLDREAAHLKDEMMPRYAKLIYNGFWFAPEREMLQAAIDQTQKWVEGTVRLKLYKGNVTVVGRSSDVSLFNPEYSTFEEDEVYNQKDAEGFIKLNALRFIIEGKARNKFKK